In Gavia stellata isolate bGavSte3 chromosome 28, bGavSte3.hap2, whole genome shotgun sequence, a single genomic region encodes these proteins:
- the ACE gene encoding LOW QUALITY PROTEIN: angiotensin-converting enzyme (The sequence of the model RefSeq protein was modified relative to this genomic sequence to represent the inferred CDS: deleted 1 base in 1 codon): MELPPTHPVHPSLSPPFSFFSLSFDSPPSPSLPPVPAPSPSLPAQPSAKATLHPKAVLDPSTFPQAREPPKGEQNAPVLSARGGRLGGQGLREGCWFISSRQRRQSYLTRHRTGPPLPCTAPAVMPPALGLLLWLSLAGALRPGLEPPQYDPNEEGATLFASAYNSTAELVLFESVSASWNYYTNLTADNAALQVEASLEEQNFTELWGKKAKELYGSIWSNFSDPQLRKIIGSIQTLGPSNLPLEKREQYNTILSNMDKIYSTAKVCLANGTCWELEPDISDIMATSRSYKKLLYAWEGWHNAAGNPLRAKYEEFVKLSNEAYQMDGFEDTGSYWRSWYDSASFEDDLEHLYNQLEPLYLNLHAFVRRKLYDRYGPKYINLKGPIPAHLLGNMWAQQWNNIYDLMVPYPEKPNLDVTSTMVQQGWNATRMFRASEAFFTSLGLLEMPPEFWKKSMLEKPTDGREVVCHASAWDFYNRKDFRIKQCTTVTMEQLFTVHHEMGHVQYYLQYKDQPVSFRSGANPGFHEAIGDVMSLSVSTPSHLKKIGLLSSATEDPESSINYLLKMALEKIAFLPFGYLIDQWRWNVFNGRTPPNRYNYDWWYLRTKYQGICAPVSRNESNFDPGAKYHIPGNTPYIRYFVSFILQFQFHKALCQAANHRGPLHTCDIYMSKEAGAKLREVLKAGSSKSWQEILFNLTGTDKMDAGALLEYFSPVTKWLQEQNNKTNEVLGWPEFDWRPPIPEGYPEGIDKIADEAQAKKFLSEYNSTAEAVWNAYTEASWAYNTNITDHNKEIMLEKNLAMSKHTLEYGIRARQFDPSDFQDQSVTRILKKLSVIERAALPENELKEYNTLLSDMETTYSVAKVCRENKTCHPLDPDLTDIMATSRDYDELLFAWKGWRDASGKKMKNNYKRYVELSNKAAVLNGYTDNGAFWRSLYETPTFAEDLERLYLQLQPLYLNLHAYVRRALYKKYGAEHINLKGPIPAHLLGNMWAQSWSNIFDLVIPFPDATKVDATPAMKKQGWTPKKMFEESDRFFTSLGLIPMPQEFWDKSMIEKPADGREVVCHASAWDFYNRKDFRIKQCTVVNMDDLITVHHEMGHVQYFLQYMNQPISFRDGANPGFHEAIGDVMALSVSTPKHLHSINLLDQVTENKESDINYLMSIALDKIAFLPFGYLMDQWRWKVFDGRIKEDEYNQQWWNLRMKYQGLCPPAPRSEDDFDPGAKFHIPANVPYIRYFVSFVIQFQFHQALCAAAKHTGPLHTCDIYQSKEAGKILGDALKLGFSKPWPEAMELITGQPNMSADALMNYFEPLMMWLVKENEKNGEVLGWPEYSWTPYTAAPAQAGSSQTDFLGMSLSSKQATAGGWVLLALALLFLITTIFLGVKFFSARRKAFKSSSEMELK; this comes from the exons ATGGAGCTGCCTCCCACCCACCCCGTCCACCCcagcctttctcctcctttctcttttttcagcctttcctttgattctcctccatctccttccctccctcctgtcccagccccttccccttccctcccggCGCAGCCAAGCGCCAAAGCGACTTTGCACCCCAAGGCAGTGCTCGATCCCAGCACCTTCCCACAAGCCCGGGAGCCGCCGAAGGGAGAGCAAAATGCTCCGGTCTTATCTGCGAGGGGAGGCAGGCTCGGTGGGCAGGGTTTGCGTGAAGGCTGCTGGTTTATAAGCAGCCGGCAGCGGAGGCAAAGCTATCTCACAAGGCACCGAACGGGGCCCCCCCTC CCGTGCACCGCTCCTGCCGTGATGCCCCCGGcactggggctgctgctgtggctgagccTGGCAGGAGCCCTTCGGCCCGGCCTCGAGCCCCCCCAGTATGACCCCAACGAGGAAGGGGCCACCCTCTTCGCCAGCGCCTACAACAGCACGGCCGAGCTCGTCCTCTTCGAGAGCGTCTCAGCCAGCTGGAATTATTACACCAACCTGACGGCCGACaatgctgctctgcag GTCGAGGCATCGCTGGAGGAGCAAAACTTCACAGAGCTGTGGGGGAAGAAAGCCAAGGAGCTCTACGGCAGCATCTGGAGCAACTTCAGTGACCCACAGCTGAGGAAAATCATTGGCTCCATCCAGACCCTGGGACCCTCCAACCTgcccctggagaagagagagcaG TACAACACCATCCTGAGCAACATGGACAAAATCTACTCCACAGCCAAGGTGTGCCTGGCCAACGGTAcctgctgggagctggagcCAG ACATCTCGGACATCATGGCCACATCCCGCAGCTACAAGAAGCTGCTCTATGCCTGGGAGGGGTGGCACAACGCCGCGGGCAACCCCCTGCGCGCCAAGTACGAGGAGTTTGTGAAGCTGAGCAACGAGGCCTATCAGATGGATG GATTCGAGGACACAGGCAGCTACTGGCGCTCCTGGTACGACTCAGCCTCCTTCGAGGATGACCTGGAGCATCTCTACAACCAGCTGGAGCCGCTCTACCTCAACCTGCACGCCTTCGTCCGGAGGAAGCTGTATGACCGCTATGGCCCCAAATACATCAACCTGAAAGGTCCCATCCCTGCTCACCTCCTGG gcAACATGTGGGCTCAGCAGTGGAACAACATCTATGACCTGATGGTACCCTACCCTGAGAAGCCCAACCTCGATGTCACGAGCACCATGGTGCAGCAG GGCTGGAACGCCACCCGCATGTTCCGGGCCTCAGAGGCATTCTtcacctccctggggctgctggagatGCCCCCTGAATTCTGGAAGAAGTCCATGTTGGAGAAGCCAACGGATGGGCGGGAGGTGGTGTGTCATGCCTCGGCCTGGGACTTCTACAACCGCAAGGACTTCAG GATCAAGCAGTGCACAACAGTGACCATGGAACAGCTGTTCACGGTGCACCATGAGATGGGCCACGTTCAGTACTACCTGCAGTACAAGGACCAGCCCGTCTCCTTCCGCAGCGGGGCCAACCCTGGCTTCCATGAGGCCATCGGTGATGTCATGTCCCTGTCTGTCTCGACCCCCAGCCACCTCAAGAAAATCGGTCTCCTCAGCAGTGCCACCGAGGACCCAG agagcagcatcaACTATCTGCTGAAGATGGCCTTGGAGAAGATCGCCTTCCTGCCTTTCGGCTACCTCATTGACCAGTGGCGCTGGAACGTGTTCAATGGCCGCACACCCCCGAACCGTTACAACTACGACTGGTGGTATCTGAG AACCAAATACCAGGGTATCTGTGCTCCGGTTTCAAGGAATGAAAGCAACTTTGACCCTGGAGCAAAGTACCACATCCCTGGGAACACCCCTTACATCAG GTACTTTGTGAGCTTCATCCTCCAGTTCCAGTTTCACAAGGCGCTGTGCCAGGCAGCCAACCACAGAGGTCCCCTGCACACCTGTGACATCTACATGTCCAAAGAAGCTGGAGCCAAACTCAG GGAAGTGTTGAAAGCTGGGTCTTCCAAGTCATGGCAGGAAATCCTGTTCAACCTCACTGGCACGGATAAGATGGATGCTGGGGCCCTCCTGGAGTACTTTAGCCCTGTCACCAAGTGGCTTCAGGAGCAGAACAACAAGACCAATGAGGTGCTGGGCTGGCCTGAGTTTGACTGGCGTCCCCCTATCCCTGAAGGCTACCCTGAAGGCATTG ACAAAATCGCAGACGAAGCACAAGCTAAAAAGTTCTTGTCCGAGTACAACAGCACGGCCGAGGCAGTGTGGAATGCCTACACTGAGGCATCCTGGGCCTACAACACCAACATCACTGACCACAACAAGGAGATCATG ctggagaagaactTGGCCATGTCCAAGCACACCCTTGAGTATGGGATAAGGGCCAGGCAGTTCGACCCCTCTGACTTCCAGGACCAAAGTGTCACGCGCATCCTCAAGAAGCTGAGTGTCATTGagagggcagccctgcctgaGAATGAGCTGAAGGAG TACAACACCCTCCTCTCAGATATGGAGACCACGTACAGTGTAGCCAAAGTCTGCAGAGAGAACAAAACCTGCCACCCCCTGGATCCTG ACCTCACAGACATCATGGCCACCTCACGGGACTATGATGAGCTCCTCTTTGCCTGGAAGGGCTGGCGGGATGCTTCtgggaagaagatgaagaacaacTACAAGCGATACGTGGAACTGAGCAACAAGGCAGCTGTGCTCAATG GCTACACAGACAACGGAGCCTTCTGGAGATCCCTGTATGAGACACCCACCTTCGCGGAAGATCTGGAGAGGTTGtacctgcagctgcagcccctgTACCTCAACCTGCATGCCTACGTACGCCGAGCCCTATACAAAAAGTATGGTGCAGAGCACATAAACCTGAAGGGTCCCATCCCTGCTCACCTGCTAG GCAACATGTGGGCCCAGTCATGGTCCAACATTTTCGACCTGGTGATACCTTTCCCAGATGCCACCAAGGTGGATGCCACCCCGGCCATGAAAAAACAG GGCTGGACACCCAAGAAGATGTTTGAAGAGTCGGACCGTTTCTTTACCTCTCTGGGCCTCATTCCCATGCCACAGGAATTCTGGGACAAGTCCATGATCGAGAAGCCAGCAGACGGGCGGGAGGTCGTGTGTCACGCCTCAGCCTGGGACTTCTACAACCGCAAGGACTTCAG GATCAAGCAGTGCACCGTGGTGAACATGGATGACCTAATCACGGTGCACCACGAGATGGGCCACGTCCAGTACTTCCTGCAGTACATGAACCAGCCCATCTCATTCCGCGATGGGGCCAATCCTGGCTTCCATGAGGCTATTGGGGATGTCATGGCCTTGTCCGTCTCCACCCCCAAACACCTGCACAGCATCAATCTGCTGGACCAAGTCACGGAGAACAAAG AAAGTGACATTAACTACCTGATGAGCATCGCCCTGGACAAAATCGCCTTCCTGCCCTTCGGATACCTCATGGACCAGTGGCGCTGGAAGGTGTTTGATGGGCGGATCAAGGAGGATGAGTATAACCAGCAGTGGTGGAATCTCAG GATGAAGTACCAGGGCCTGTGCCCACCAGCGCCAAGGTCTGAAGATGACTTTGACCCTGGGGCAAAGTTTCACATCCCTGCCAACGTCCCCTACATCAG GTACTTCGTCAGCTTCGTGATCCAGTTCCAGTTCCACCAGGCACTCTGTGCGGCAGCCAAGCACACGGGTCCCCTGCACACGTGTGACATCTACCAGTCCAAGGAAGCTGGGAAGATCTTGGG GGATGCCCTGAAGCTGGGTTTCAGCAAGCCGTGGCCTGAAGCCATGGAGCTCATCACAGGGCAGCCCAACATGTCAGCTGATGCCCTGATGAACTACTTTGAGCCGCTCATGATGTGGCTGGTGAAGGAGAACGAGAAGAACGGGGAGGTCCTGGGCTGGCCCGAGTACAGCTGGACTCCTTACACAG CCGCTCCAGCCCAAGCTGGCTCCAGCCAAACCGATTTTCTGGGCATGTCCCTGTCCAGCAAACAAGCCACAGCGGGCGGCTGGGTCCTGCTCGCCCTGGCACTCCTCTTCCTGATCACCACCATCTTCTTGGGCGTCAAGTTCTTCTCAGCCAGGAGAAAGGCCTTCAAATCCAGCTCAGAAATGGAACTGAAATAA